One genomic segment of Clostridium saccharoperbutylacetonicum N1-4(HMT) includes these proteins:
- a CDS encoding DUF2812 domain-containing protein, translating to MIFNNIKITFLFYTPYECTAIEEYLENMAEAGWLLTKIKGPFFKFKKIKPHKIKYSVDVIGKISSFDSKRYAELLDYREYCIAAGWNFVCQASEIQVFCSEENTEIVSIHTDEKEKFELVFKASLRGKLSELFITIMLIFNVSLQFSSRAEYFLSSNFSIFLIFMTILLIFKDIFKLINFSTWAIHAKSKLNEGNYMPYNTYKVLKRKNTFLIIFSLLTILGILLFIFSENYQEQKSNLIILTILFAFIIMHPFIKKIINETRYSKNTKLVINTVNILMSIFLIVFLTTRVIFSNVYDNNNYQGLPYSNLDLTIDDFTNTEVSDESPYIDFTKSIIASKTEYSFGKKDTFFSYTLIQSNYPLVIKFAEDRAINFLNKNNFNLVEINTNLPSNIKVYSSSKNKYFILVSKDKLVEIRNSFKNISDDDLLNTVGLKLFSN from the coding sequence ATGATATTTAATAATATAAAAATAACATTTTTATTTTATACACCTTATGAGTGTACAGCTATAGAAGAATACCTTGAAAATATGGCTGAAGCTGGCTGGCTCTTAACAAAAATAAAAGGCCCTTTTTTTAAATTTAAAAAAATCAAACCACATAAAATCAAATATTCAGTAGATGTTATTGGTAAAATTTCATCTTTTGATTCAAAAAGATACGCGGAACTTTTAGATTATAGAGAATATTGCATTGCTGCAGGCTGGAATTTTGTATGTCAAGCAAGCGAAATTCAAGTATTCTGTTCAGAAGAAAACACAGAAATTGTATCAATACACACTGATGAAAAGGAAAAGTTCGAGCTAGTTTTTAAAGCTTCATTACGTGGAAAACTTAGTGAATTATTTATAACTATTATGCTTATATTTAATGTTTCATTGCAATTCTCATCAAGAGCAGAATATTTCTTATCCTCAAACTTTTCGATATTTTTAATATTTATGACAATTCTCCTCATATTCAAAGACATATTTAAACTTATTAATTTTTCTACTTGGGCAATACATGCAAAATCAAAATTAAACGAAGGTAATTACATGCCTTATAATACCTATAAAGTATTGAAAAGAAAAAATACGTTTCTAATTATTTTTTCATTATTAACAATATTGGGAATACTATTATTTATTTTTTCAGAAAATTATCAAGAGCAAAAATCGAATCTTATAATTTTAACAATACTCTTTGCTTTTATTATAATGCATCCTTTTATAAAAAAAATTATAAATGAAACTAGATATTCTAAAAATACAAAGCTAGTAATAAACACAGTAAATATACTTATGTCCATTTTTTTAATAGTTTTTTTAACTACAAGAGTGATTTTTTCAAATGTTTATGATAATAATAACTACCAAGGTTTGCCTTATTCAAACTTAGATCTAACTATTGATGACTTTACAAATACAGAAGTCTCCGACGAATCACCTTATATTGATTTCACTAAAAGTATAATTGCCTCAAAAACCGAATATTCTTTTGGTAAAAAAGATACTTTTTTTAGTTACACACTTATTCAAAGTAATTATCCACTAGTCATAAAATTTGCAGAAGATAGAGCAATAAATTTTCTAAACAAAAACAACTTTAACCTGGTTGAAATCAATACTAATTTACCTAGTAATATTAAAGTTTATTCAAGTAGTAAGAATAAATACTTTATCTTGGTATCTAAGGACAAACTTGTTGAAATTAGAAATTCCTTTAAGAATATAAGTGATGATGACCTTTTAAATACTGTAGGTTTAAAACTTTTCTCCAATTAA
- a CDS encoding PadR family transcriptional regulator — MAREQFQNLTEPMYYILIALLTERCGVDVMDAVYEISKGRVRVGPGTLYTLLGKFEKEKIILETEVQGRKRSYIITDKGKQILLEEYSRLITLINDGSLYMEGKQ; from the coding sequence ATGGCTCGAGAACAATTTCAAAACCTTACTGAACCTATGTATTACATACTGATAGCTTTGCTCACAGAACGCTGTGGTGTTGATGTTATGGATGCTGTCTACGAAATATCAAAGGGCCGCGTTAGAGTAGGTCCAGGTACCTTATATACACTTCTCGGAAAATTTGAAAAAGAAAAAATCATACTCGAAACTGAAGTACAAGGTAGAAAGCGGAGCTATATAATAACAGACAAAGGTAAACAAATACTGCTAGAAGAGTATTCGCGACTCATTACTTTGATAAACGATGGCTCATTATACATGGAGGGAAAACAATGA
- a CDS encoding YjdF family protein has product MISQIKLTVLFQEPFWIGIFEINEANEYKVCKITFGAEPKDEQAYEFILKRFYSLNFSHPIISVNNSFTEKRQNPKRLQRSIQKETSTKGISTKAQIAMQLQHEKCKIEHKKKSKEQREQEEQRQFDLKRKKKLEKHKGH; this is encoded by the coding sequence ATGATTTCACAAATCAAATTAACCGTTCTTTTTCAAGAACCTTTTTGGATTGGCATCTTTGAAATTAATGAAGCTAATGAATACAAAGTATGCAAGATTACTTTTGGAGCGGAGCCAAAGGATGAACAAGCTTATGAATTTATATTAAAAAGGTTTTATTCATTAAACTTTAGCCATCCAATAATATCAGTTAACAACAGTTTTACTGAAAAAAGGCAAAATCCCAAAAGACTGCAACGAAGCATTCAAAAAGAGACTTCTACAAAAGGAATTAGTACTAAAGCTCAAATAGCTATGCAATTACAACATGAAAAATGTAAAATTGAACACAAGAAAAAATCCAAAGAGCAAAGAGAACAGGAGGAACAAAGACAATTTGATTTAAAAAGAAAGAAAAAACTAGAAAAACATAAAGGTCATTAG
- a CDS encoding amidohydrolase family protein: MIIDGHSHVILPAEKHIQIMNQAGVNKTILFSTSVHPENTKDLKELKIEMKKLNDVVGGKSPSLIGTKRKSINELMTVIKSYPDRYIGFGNVPLGLNENDTNLYIGENIANNKLAGIGEFTPASGQVKLLDVIFKASMNFGRFPIWIHGFNPLVLQDIRDVAELCKTYPDIPVILGHLGGSNWMTAIELAKEIPNLYLDTSAYFSTLVLKIVINEIPQKCIFGVDMPYGDLQLSLDAVRKVCKDSYVEDAVLGNNVAKLLKL; this comes from the coding sequence ATGATTATAGATGGACATTCGCATGTAATCTTGCCAGCTGAAAAACATATCCAAATAATGAACCAAGCTGGAGTCAATAAAACAATACTTTTTTCTACTTCAGTACATCCTGAAAACACTAAAGATCTTAAAGAATTAAAAATAGAAATGAAAAAGTTAAATGATGTTGTAGGAGGAAAAAGCCCTTCATTAATAGGAACTAAACGTAAATCCATAAACGAACTTATGACTGTTATTAAAAGCTACCCAGATAGGTATATTGGCTTTGGAAATGTGCCTTTAGGATTGAACGAAAATGATACAAACTTGTATATTGGAGAAAATATAGCTAATAATAAACTTGCAGGCATAGGCGAATTTACTCCTGCAAGCGGACAAGTAAAATTATTAGACGTGATTTTCAAAGCCTCCATGAACTTTGGAAGATTCCCGATTTGGATACATGGCTTCAATCCTTTAGTCTTACAGGATATAAGAGACGTAGCTGAATTATGCAAGACTTACCCTGATATACCTGTAATACTAGGACACTTAGGCGGAAGTAACTGGATGACGGCAATAGAACTTGCTAAGGAAATTCCAAATTTATATCTAGATACATCCGCATATTTCTCCACCCTTGTGTTAAAGATTGTTATAAATGAAATCCCTCAAAAATGCATTTTCGGTGTAGACATGCCTTATGGGGATTTACAGTTATCATTAGATGCAGTAAGAAAAGTATGCAAAGATTCATATGTTGAAGATGCTGTTTTAGGTAATAATGTAGCAAAATTATTAAAGCTTTAA
- a CDS encoding winged helix-turn-helix transcriptional regulator: MEKLCYVSNKEPFEYTLSIVSGKWKLKVIYLLACSGTLRYGELKKNIEGITHKMLSSQLKELENENIILRKEYPQIPPKVEYSLAQKGQSLIPIVRDMCKWGKENI; this comes from the coding sequence ATGGAAAAGCTGTGTTATGTCAGTAATAAAGAACCTTTTGAATATACTTTATCTATAGTAAGTGGAAAATGGAAGCTAAAAGTTATTTATTTACTTGCATGTAGTGGTACTTTAAGATATGGAGAGTTAAAGAAGAATATTGAAGGAATTACCCATAAGATGTTAAGTTCCCAATTAAAAGAATTAGAAAATGAAAATATAATATTAAGAAAAGAATATCCTCAAATTCCTCCAAAAGTTGAATATTCTTTAGCACAAAAGGGTCAAAGTCTTATTCCTATTGTTAGAGATATGTGTAAGTGGGGGAAGGAAAATATATAA
- a CDS encoding ABC-F family ATP-binding cassette domain-containing protein encodes MSILTVKNMNHGFGDRAIFEEVSFRLLKGEHVGLIGANGEGKSTFMNIVTGKLMPDEGDVIWSNNVRVGYMDQHAALEKGQSIRDALRDAFKYLFDLETEMNTLYEKMGDCTEDELTKMLDRTAVIQDMLDHNGFYVIDPKVEEVAKGLGLLDLGLDRDVDDLSGGQRTKILLGKLLLQSPDILLLDEPTNYLDEEHVEWLKRYLQSYENAFILISHDIPFLNSVVNLIYHVDERKLTRYVGDYDEFQRIYAINKEKLEAAFEKQQKEIARLEDFVARNKANVATANMAKSRQKKLDKMDIIELSKEKPKPEFVFKTARASGKAIFETKDLVIGYDSPLTKPLNLYMERGQKIALVGANGLGKSTLLKSLLGQIKPISGEVHLGDYQYIGYFEQEDRGNNTNTCIEEVWQEFPGYTQYQIRAALAKCGLTTKQLESQIRVLSGGEAAKVRLCKIINNETNILILDEPTNHLDVDAKDELKRALKEYKGTILLVSHEPEFYRDIITETWNCEDWTTKIV; translated from the coding sequence ATGAGTATACTTACTGTAAAAAATATGAACCACGGATTTGGTGATAGAGCTATTTTCGAAGAAGTTTCATTTAGATTATTAAAGGGAGAACATGTTGGTCTTATTGGTGCTAATGGTGAAGGTAAATCAACATTTATGAATATAGTAACTGGAAAGCTTATGCCTGATGAAGGCGATGTTATTTGGTCTAATAATGTTAGAGTTGGTTATATGGATCAACATGCAGCCTTAGAAAAAGGTCAAAGCATACGAGATGCATTAAGAGACGCCTTTAAATATCTTTTTGATTTAGAAACTGAAATGAATACTTTATATGAAAAGATGGGCGATTGTACTGAAGATGAATTAACTAAAATGCTTGATAGAACAGCCGTAATTCAAGATATGTTAGACCATAATGGTTTTTATGTAATTGATCCAAAGGTTGAAGAAGTTGCAAAAGGACTTGGACTTCTAGATTTAGGTTTAGATAGAGATGTAGATGATTTATCTGGAGGACAAAGAACCAAAATCCTTCTAGGTAAGTTATTACTACAATCCCCAGATATATTACTTTTAGATGAGCCTACTAACTACCTTGATGAGGAACATGTAGAATGGCTTAAAAGATATCTTCAATCATATGAAAATGCCTTTATTTTAATTTCACATGATATTCCTTTTTTAAATTCAGTAGTAAATTTAATATATCATGTAGATGAAAGAAAACTTACAAGATATGTTGGAGATTATGATGAGTTTCAAAGAATATATGCAATAAATAAAGAAAAATTAGAAGCTGCCTTTGAAAAGCAACAAAAAGAAATAGCTAGACTTGAAGATTTTGTTGCTAGAAATAAGGCAAATGTTGCTACAGCTAATATGGCAAAATCTAGACAAAAGAAGCTTGATAAAATGGACATAATTGAACTTTCAAAGGAAAAACCAAAGCCAGAATTTGTTTTCAAAACTGCTAGGGCTTCTGGAAAAGCTATATTCGAAACTAAAGATTTAGTTATCGGCTATGACTCTCCTCTTACAAAACCTCTTAATTTATATATGGAAAGAGGACAAAAAATAGCTTTAGTTGGAGCTAATGGTCTTGGTAAATCAACTTTACTTAAAAGCTTACTTGGACAAATAAAACCAATAAGCGGAGAAGTTCATCTTGGAGATTATCAATACATAGGTTACTTTGAACAAGAAGATAGAGGAAATAATACAAATACATGTATAGAAGAGGTATGGCAGGAATTCCCTGGATATACTCAATATCAAATAAGAGCTGCTCTTGCAAAATGTGGCCTTACAACAAAACAGCTTGAATCACAAATAAGAGTTTTATCTGGTGGAGAAGCTGCAAAAGTTAGACTTTGTAAAATCATTAATAACGAAACAAATATATTAATCTTAGACGAACCTACTAACCACTTAGATGTAGATGCAAAAGATGAATTAAAAAGAGCCCTTAAAGAATATAAAGGAACAATCCTATTAGTTTCACATGAACCTGAATTTTATAGGGATATAATCACTGAAACTTGGAATTGTGAAGATTGGACAACAAAAATTGTGTAA
- a CDS encoding DUF6873 family GME fold protein, with protein MHCFVDYRITNEELNNLLKLNMNPILVPKCNSVYEAINGHPDIQLNILKNNSSNKVIIQKDISQNFKNILIDNDIDFIVSINSLSYTYPNDIILNSLILENHFIHNLKFTDKNLLASQLTKIKINVSQGYTKCSVLPVRDKALITSDKGIFKALQEYDFDILLLPPGDISLPSLNYGFIGGVGGMISLNRMAFFGDLDCYSWGDEIKKFLYKYDISPIALRKGKLIDRGSLLTL; from the coding sequence ATGCATTGCTTTGTCGATTATAGAATTACAAATGAAGAATTAAACAACCTTTTAAAATTAAATATGAACCCAATTCTAGTTCCAAAATGCAATTCTGTATATGAAGCTATAAATGGACACCCTGATATTCAATTAAATATCCTAAAAAACAATTCCTCAAACAAAGTTATTATTCAAAAAGATATTTCTCAAAATTTCAAGAATATTTTGATTGACAATGACATAGATTTTATTGTTTCTATAAATTCATTGTCCTATACATATCCTAATGACATTATTTTAAATTCTTTAATTTTAGAAAATCACTTTATTCACAATTTAAAATTTACAGATAAAAATCTTTTAGCTTCTCAATTAACTAAAATCAAAATCAATGTATCTCAAGGATATACAAAATGCTCTGTTCTCCCTGTCAGAGATAAGGCATTAATAACAAGTGATAAAGGAATTTTTAAAGCCTTACAAGAATATGATTTTGATATTCTCTTACTTCCTCCCGGAGATATATCACTACCTTCACTAAACTACGGTTTTATAGGCGGGGTTGGCGGAATGATTTCTTTAAACAGAATGGCCTTCTTTGGTGATTTAGATTGCTACAGCTGGGGAGATGAGATAAAAAAATTTCTTTACAAATATGACATCTCACCTATTGCACTTAGAAAAGGTAAATTAATAGATAGAGGTAGTTTACTTACCTTATAA
- the ytxC gene encoding putative sporulation protein YtxC encodes MLILKLAYSDDLSFSNDLQELRELLKKKNILIGFVESIEGKIHIIKIICEDNCYNEKIKEIINLYVSNILYKIVIDNYRKKEMLEFLTDNFFFLKQSEIFEVEDKILKILKCEEKTEGENSIYCLNNINEMIEKIRDCISEKQEINIDGFITFRMRKLRIYIEKIIDNVVESYIAEKEYKEFIKLLKYFVEIQECKIEEINIVIDENNNYIVRDREGRNLYYNFISDIKIEGSSTDLNMEDILISGLITNAPKNINIYGKENCDNKEFLDTIEKVFESKVAFYKSSEEYKGEKIILKKY; translated from the coding sequence ATGCTTATTTTAAAATTAGCTTATAGTGATGACTTGAGCTTTTCTAATGACTTGCAAGAGCTAAGAGAATTACTTAAGAAAAAGAATATCTTAATCGGATTTGTTGAAAGTATTGAAGGAAAAATCCATATAATTAAGATAATATGTGAAGATAACTGTTATAATGAGAAAATAAAAGAAATTATTAACTTATATGTTAGTAATATTTTATATAAAATAGTTATTGATAATTATAGAAAAAAAGAAATGCTGGAATTTTTAACAGACAACTTCTTTTTCTTAAAGCAAAGTGAAATATTTGAAGTGGAAGATAAAATATTAAAAATACTGAAGTGCGAAGAAAAAACAGAAGGTGAAAATTCTATATATTGTTTAAATAATATAAATGAAATGATTGAAAAAATTAGAGATTGTATAAGTGAAAAACAAGAAATAAATATAGATGGTTTTATAACTTTTAGAATGAGAAAGCTTAGAATCTATATAGAAAAAATAATTGATAATGTAGTAGAAAGCTATATAGCAGAAAAAGAATATAAAGAATTCATAAAACTGTTAAAATATTTTGTAGAAATACAAGAATGCAAAATTGAAGAAATTAATATAGTAATAGATGAAAATAATAATTATATAGTTAGAGATAGGGAAGGTAGAAATTTATATTACAATTTTATAAGTGATATAAAAATAGAGGGGAGCAGTACAGATTTAAATATGGAAGATATATTAATTAGTGGATTAATAACAAATGCGCCCAAGAATATAAATATATATGGAAAAGAAAATTGTGACAATAAGGAATTTTTGGATACGATTGAAAAAGTGTTTGAAAGCAAGGTTGCTTTTTATAAAAGTAGTGAGGAATATAAAGGTGAAAAAATAATACTAAAAAAATATTGA
- the infC gene encoding translation initiation factor IF-3: MKNINKDFPMNEEIREKELRVIGSEGEQLGVISAAEARRLAEEKELDLVMISPNAKPPVCKIMDFGKYIYEQSKKEKEAKKKQKVISIKEIRVSLTIEEHDIDIKAKNARKFLLDGDKVKITVRFRGREMELGHIGQRILDKFASKLEDVCLIEKHPKREGRSMTMVLGPKKA; the protein is encoded by the coding sequence GTGAAAAATATTAATAAAGATTTTCCAATGAATGAAGAAATTAGAGAAAAAGAACTTAGAGTAATAGGCAGCGAGGGAGAACAATTAGGTGTTATCTCAGCAGCTGAAGCAAGAAGACTTGCTGAAGAAAAAGAGCTTGACTTAGTAATGATTTCTCCTAATGCAAAACCACCAGTTTGTAAGATTATGGACTTTGGTAAGTACATTTATGAGCAATCAAAGAAAGAAAAAGAAGCTAAGAAAAAGCAAAAAGTTATTAGTATTAAAGAAATAAGAGTAAGTCTAACAATTGAGGAACATGATATTGATATAAAAGCAAAAAATGCTAGAAAGTTCCTATTAGATGGAGATAAAGTTAAAATCACTGTTAGATTTAGAGGTAGAGAAATGGAACTTGGTCATATTGGACAAAGAATCCTTGATAAATTTGCTTCTAAATTAGAAGATGTTTGCCTTATAGAGAAACACCCCAAGAGGGAAGGCAGAAGCATGACAATGGTTTTAGGGCCTAAAAAGGCATAA
- the rpmI gene encoding 50S ribosomal protein L35 — protein MPKMKSHRGAAKRFRKTGTGKLKRAKAFKSHILTKKSSKTKRNLRKAGYVSKSQEKVMKKLLPYL, from the coding sequence ATGCCAAAAATGAAAAGTCATAGAGGTGCAGCAAAAAGATTCAGAAAGACAGGTACAGGAAAGCTTAAGAGAGCTAAAGCGTTTAAGAGTCATATCTTAACTAAGAAGAGCTCAAAGACTAAGAGAAATCTTAGAAAAGCTGGATATGTTTCAAAGTCACAAGAAAAAGTAATGAAGAAATTATTACCATACCTATAA
- the rplT gene encoding 50S ribosomal protein L20: MARVKRAKNSRKNHKKVLKLAKGYYGGKSKLFKTANESVIRALRNSYVGRKNKKRDYRSLWIARINAATRINNLSYSKFMNGIKLAGIDINRKMLSEIAINDPKAFAELVEVAKKQLNA; the protein is encoded by the coding sequence ATGGCAAGAGTAAAGAGAGCAAAGAATTCTCGTAAAAATCATAAAAAAGTTTTAAAACTTGCAAAGGGATACTACGGTGGAAAGAGTAAGCTATTTAAAACTGCTAATGAATCAGTAATCAGAGCGTTAAGAAATTCTTACGTTGGTAGAAAGAATAAGAAGAGAGATTACAGAAGTTTATGGATTGCAAGAATTAATGCTGCAACAAGAATAAACAACTTATCATATTCTAAATTTATGAACGGAATCAAATTAGCTGGAATCGACATCAACAGAAAGATGTTATCTGAAATAGCTATAAACGATCCAAAAGCATTTGCTGAATTAGTGGAAGTTGCTAAAAAACAATTAAATGCTTAA
- a CDS encoding TrmH family RNA methyltransferase, with product MIFIESKENSLFKNTKKLKERKNRNKTSKYIIEGFRLVQEAFKAKVHVDYLIVAEDAVNKIDEFLGEYINEEIKIYKIAANLFKELISTENPQGILAVINMNARILNSDGDFYLLCDKLQDPGNLGTIIRTAHAAGVQGIILTKGTVDIYNEKTIRSTMGSIFYIPIHYDDENFSLANELKEKGFNLVVTSLDTDKNFFQADLRGKVLLTVGNEGNGVSSEVLDMADTKVKIPMPGNAESLNVAIAASVIMYEKVRQNQPK from the coding sequence TTGATATTTATTGAAAGTAAAGAAAATAGTTTGTTTAAAAATACAAAGAAGCTTAAAGAAAGAAAAAACAGAAATAAAACCAGCAAGTACATAATTGAAGGTTTTAGATTGGTTCAAGAAGCATTTAAAGCAAAAGTTCATGTAGATTATTTAATTGTAGCAGAAGATGCAGTAAATAAAATTGATGAATTTTTAGGCGAATATATTAATGAAGAGATTAAAATTTATAAAATAGCAGCAAATTTGTTTAAAGAGCTTATTTCGACAGAAAATCCTCAAGGAATACTTGCAGTTATAAATATGAATGCTAGAATACTAAATTCTGATGGGGATTTTTATTTACTTTGTGATAAGCTGCAGGATCCAGGAAATCTTGGGACTATAATAAGAACAGCTCATGCGGCAGGAGTGCAGGGTATTATACTGACAAAAGGAACCGTGGACATATATAATGAAAAAACAATTAGATCTACAATGGGATCTATATTTTATATTCCTATTCATTATGATGATGAGAATTTCTCTTTGGCTAACGAATTAAAGGAAAAAGGGTTTAATTTAGTAGTTACATCTTTAGATACAGATAAAAACTTTTTTCAAGCGGATTTAAGAGGAAAGGTTCTTTTAACTGTTGGAAATGAAGGGAATGGAGTTAGTTCAGAAGTTCTGGATATGGCTGATACTAAAGTTAAGATACCAATGCCAGGCAATGCTGAATCTTTAAATGTGGCAATAGCTGCCTCTGTTATTATGTATGAAAAAGTAAGACAAAATCAACCTAAATAA
- the pheS gene encoding phenylalanine--tRNA ligase subunit alpha, with amino-acid sequence MKEKLKELQELALNQIEAVKNSSELEEIRVKFLGKKGELTTILRGMGSVSPEERPMVGKLVNEAKAAVEEKLESVLSDIKSKEKAEKLAGENIDISLPGRKKVIGKRHPLDLTLQSMEEIFVSMGFTIEDGPEVEYDHYNFEALNIPKNHPARSEQDTLYINDNIVLRTQTSPVQIRTMENQKPPIKMISPGKVYRSDSVDATHSPIFYQMEGLVIDKGVTFADLKGTLELFAKKMFGDKVQTKFRPHHFPFTEPSAEMDATCFVCGGEGCRVCKGSGWIELLGCGMVHPNVLRNCGLDPEVYSGFAFGFGVDRMVMLKYGIDDIRLLYESDMRFLNQF; translated from the coding sequence ATGAAAGAAAAACTTAAAGAATTACAAGAACTTGCATTAAATCAAATTGAAGCTGTTAAAAACAGCAGTGAATTAGAAGAAATTAGAGTAAAGTTCTTAGGAAAAAAAGGAGAACTTACTACAATATTAAGAGGTATGGGGAGTGTTTCTCCAGAAGAAAGACCAATGGTAGGGAAATTGGTTAACGAAGCTAAAGCAGCTGTTGAGGAGAAATTAGAAAGTGTATTATCTGATATAAAAAGTAAAGAAAAAGCAGAAAAACTTGCAGGTGAAAACATAGATATTTCACTTCCAGGAAGAAAGAAAGTTATAGGAAAAAGACATCCTTTAGATTTAACCTTACAAAGCATGGAAGAAATCTTTGTTTCAATGGGTTTCACAATTGAGGATGGGCCAGAAGTTGAATATGATCATTATAACTTTGAAGCTTTAAATATTCCTAAGAATCATCCAGCAAGAAGTGAACAAGATACGTTATATATTAATGATAATATAGTCCTTAGAACACAAACTTCACCAGTTCAAATTAGAACTATGGAAAATCAAAAGCCTCCAATAAAAATGATATCACCAGGTAAAGTATATAGATCAGATTCTGTAGATGCTACTCATTCACCTATATTTTATCAAATGGAAGGTTTAGTTATAGATAAAGGTGTAACTTTTGCTGATTTAAAAGGAACTTTAGAATTATTCGCTAAAAAGATGTTTGGTGATAAAGTTCAAACTAAATTCAGACCGCACCACTTCCCATTCACAGAACCATCAGCAGAAATGGATGCAACATGCTTCGTTTGTGGTGGTGAAGGATGTAGAGTATGTAAAGGTAGTGGTTGGATAGAACTTTTAGGCTGTGGAATGGTTCATCCAAATGTACTAAGAAATTGTGGACTTGATCCAGAAGTATATAGTGGATTTGCTTTTGGCTTTGGAGTAGATAGAATGGTAATGTTAAAGTATGGAATAGATGATATAAGATTACTATATGAAAGTGATATGAGATTCTTAAACCAATTCTAA